The following coding sequences lie in one Actinomyces capricornis genomic window:
- a CDS encoding copper homeostasis protein CutC, producing the protein MKLTHSAPSLKYQAHSDSSGPAWRHPDHVVLEICVEDVEGVRIAAREGADRVELGDNLTASGTTSSIGTIEAAIFAAAEQVEERRALAGPHWTRSSAAAPFGLRVLIRPRGGCFVYDADEGRAMIADVRRIAALAREMSEFTRPQITGGGAFLPPAVELGFVIGALTPDGAVDRGLVRLLMGMAEGAPVTFHRAFDEARDPVEIYGDLGGLGLDYVLTSGGAATAAQGTQVIAGLAGAEGPTVIAAGGIRPDAISALVESTGVREVHMRLAKEGLRPGEPQRTDPAQVRRAVEITRSLPLPTGAEEG; encoded by the coding sequence ATGAAGCTCACCCACTCCGCCCCCTCCTTGAAGTACCAGGCGCACTCCGACTCCTCAGGCCCGGCCTGGCGCCACCCGGACCATGTGGTCCTGGAGATCTGCGTGGAGGATGTCGAAGGGGTGCGGATCGCCGCGCGGGAGGGCGCCGACCGCGTCGAGCTGGGCGACAACCTCACCGCCAGCGGCACGACGTCGTCGATCGGCACTATCGAGGCCGCGATCTTCGCGGCCGCCGAGCAGGTCGAGGAGCGCCGCGCCCTGGCCGGGCCGCACTGGACGCGCTCCAGCGCCGCCGCGCCCTTCGGGCTGCGCGTGCTCATCCGGCCGCGCGGGGGCTGCTTCGTCTACGACGCCGATGAGGGGCGGGCCATGATCGCCGACGTGCGCCGCATCGCCGCCCTGGCCCGTGAGATGAGCGAGTTCACGCGCCCCCAGATCACCGGCGGCGGGGCCTTCCTCCCGCCGGCGGTCGAGCTGGGCTTCGTCATCGGGGCGCTGACGCCCGACGGCGCAGTGGACCGCGGCCTCGTGCGCCTCCTCATGGGGATGGCCGAGGGGGCCCCGGTCACCTTCCACCGGGCCTTCGACGAGGCCCGCGACCCGGTGGAGATCTACGGGGACCTGGGGGGCCTGGGACTGGACTACGTGCTCACCAGTGGTGGCGCGGCCACCGCCGCCCAGGGCACCCAGGTCATCGCCGGCCTGGCGGGCGCCGAGGGGCCCACGGTCATCGCCGCGGGGGGCATCCGGCCCGACGCCATCAGCGCGCTGGTGGAGTCCACCGGCGTGCGGGAGGTGCATATGCGCCTGGCCAAGGAGGGCCTGCGCCCCGGTGAGCCGCAGCGCACCGACCCCGCCCAGGTGCGTCGGGCCGTGGAGATCACCCGCTCACTGCCCCTGCCCACCGGGGCCGAGGAGGGCTGA